From a single Lactococcus carnosus genomic region:
- a CDS encoding BglG family transcription antiterminator — MALVLRFTQILEFLVAKGQATEMQLSHLIKVSQQTVKTVVLQINQELIDVVKIHYQQHVYRLEVLDFDELELLLAGGMKAAADFSSSEKRMAYIAKLLIDSGTYHLIDEMSDVLAVSRGTIQKDLKKLSLVVKSYHARLDSKPNRGVRLLASEVNKRLIFVNHVYDFYQYELGYDPKFFSLLDTLYDQLNLNAGQVTLLERELLFSIHRISQGYIIEEQIDNYINFASEQPNLLVFFSKLEDELKRNLTQYEQDFMAYPLNMNNNFPFDTRLLNKALIHRLINQITRDIFEDYPIQINRQALIDALQYHVTFLINRTVCHYQEKNIFFKSIQARYPFAYQLAQITRKSIWQVTDLMISDIELNTLAIYFELLLSKVRIDSPKQVALVASVGPAVRQVLSHQIQMIFGEEMAITMLTEEAVAQDFSEYIAVFTTIP; from the coding sequence GTGGCGTTAGTCCTAAGATTTACACAAATTTTAGAATTTTTAGTTGCTAAAGGGCAGGCGACAGAGATGCAGCTTTCTCATTTAATTAAGGTAAGTCAACAGACTGTGAAGACGGTCGTGTTGCAGATTAATCAAGAATTAATAGATGTCGTAAAGATTCACTACCAGCAGCATGTTTATCGTCTAGAGGTATTAGATTTTGATGAACTTGAGCTGTTGCTAGCAGGTGGTATGAAGGCAGCCGCTGATTTTAGTTCATCAGAGAAGCGGATGGCCTACATTGCAAAGTTGCTAATCGATAGTGGCACCTATCACCTCATTGATGAGATGTCAGATGTGTTAGCTGTCTCAAGAGGGACGATTCAAAAAGATTTAAAAAAGCTAAGTTTGGTCGTTAAAAGTTATCATGCACGCTTGGATAGTAAGCCAAATCGTGGCGTTAGACTATTAGCTAGTGAAGTAAATAAGCGACTGATATTTGTCAACCATGTTTATGATTTCTATCAGTATGAGCTCGGTTACGATCCTAAGTTTTTTAGTTTATTAGATACCTTATATGACCAACTAAACTTGAATGCGGGACAAGTGACCCTGCTTGAGCGAGAACTACTATTTTCGATTCATCGAATATCGCAAGGCTATATCATCGAAGAGCAGATAGACAACTATATTAATTTTGCAAGTGAACAGCCTAATCTACTCGTATTTTTCAGCAAGTTAGAAGATGAACTGAAAAGAAATTTGACCCAGTATGAGCAAGATTTCATGGCTTATCCTTTGAATATGAATAATAACTTTCCTTTTGATACACGGTTATTAAATAAGGCCTTAATTCATCGGTTAATCAACCAGATTACAAGAGATATCTTTGAAGATTATCCAATTCAGATTAACCGACAAGCATTAATTGATGCACTCCAATATCATGTGACCTTCCTGATCAATCGGACAGTATGTCATTATCAGGAGAAAAATATATTCTTTAAGTCCATTCAAGCGCGTTATCCCTTCGCTTATCAATTGGCGCAGATTACACGAAAAAGCATTTGGCAGGTAACCGATTTAATGATTTCTGACATCGAGTTAAATACCTTGGCGATTTATTTCGAGTTATTGCTGAGTAAGGTGCGCATCGATAGTCCTAAACAAGTAGCCTTGGTTGCCAGTGTTGGCCCAGCAGTAAGGCAAGTTTTAAGCCATCAAATCCAGATGATTTTTGGAGAGGAGATGGCAATAACGATGCTGACAGAAGAAGCGGTAGCACAAGATTTTTCTGAGTATATAGCCGTCTTTACAACGATCCCCTAA
- a CDS encoding PTS sugar transporter subunit IIA produces MEIQVANLLDEDFVTHQMHSFKESVLLEHAKIDISILHLENDYAENLALMLSDLRLHGKVDATFSERVMARGKKSSIIFDEAFAFPHTINVGAEQIVLSIGVSPDDQIKLIFLLGVPDTLMPDSESDLIKVYDMIFEIIGDESLSASMIDTTSSAQLLGVLKRKGVMI; encoded by the coding sequence ATGGAGATTCAAGTTGCTAATTTATTGGATGAAGATTTTGTTACCCATCAGATGCATAGCTTTAAGGAAAGTGTCTTACTTGAACATGCTAAGATTGACATCAGTATTTTACATCTGGAGAATGACTATGCAGAAAATTTAGCATTGATGCTGTCTGATCTTAGGCTACATGGTAAGGTGGATGCCACATTTTCTGAACGGGTTATGGCACGTGGTAAGAAAAGCTCAATCATTTTTGATGAAGCCTTTGCTTTCCCGCATACGATAAATGTAGGGGCCGAGCAAATTGTTTTAAGCATCGGTGTTTCGCCTGATGATCAAATAAAGTTAATTTTTTTATTGGGGGTACCTGATACGCTAATGCCTGATAGTGAGAGTGACTTGATTAAAGTTTATGATATGATATTTGAAATTATTGGCGATGAATCGCTAAGCGCTAGTATGATAGACACGACAAGTTCAGCCCAACTTTTAGGGGTATTGAAAAGAAAAGGAGTGATGATATGA
- a CDS encoding transcriptional regulator GutM: MNSWLVFGIIAAVAYGVQILFGMHQIKQFNQVYQRMRRGGRVAIGRRPGRIQSGTIMLFALDARGVIKETQKMQGISVLAKFKTIDTFTDIALEALTPYHPLVSKELRITRQTIENARMLYLRVQSGDTVEETKLSMFEHLKLHVMLAKKQVLHK; encoded by the coding sequence ATGAATAGTTGGCTAGTATTCGGAATTATAGCGGCTGTAGCCTATGGTGTACAAATTTTGTTTGGCATGCATCAGATTAAACAGTTTAATCAAGTTTATCAGCGTATGAGACGGGGGGGACGTGTTGCCATTGGTCGAAGACCAGGCCGTATTCAATCAGGGACGATTATGCTATTTGCTTTGGATGCTCGGGGTGTTATCAAAGAAACACAAAAAATGCAAGGCATCAGTGTACTGGCAAAATTTAAGACAATTGATACATTTACCGATATCGCTTTGGAGGCGCTGACCCCTTATCACCCCCTGGTGTCGAAAGAGTTACGTATCACACGCCAGACGATCGAAAATGCACGCATGCTTTATCTACGTGTTCAGTCCGGTGATACGGTTGAAGAAACAAAATTATCAATGTTTGAGCATCTCAAATTACATGTGATGCTTGCTAAAAAGCAAGTGCTGCATAAATAA